One stretch of Astatotilapia calliptera chromosome 3, fAstCal1.2, whole genome shotgun sequence DNA includes these proteins:
- the LOC113016117 gene encoding interferon-inducible GTPase 5-like — protein MEDLDDLNQEEIPGVREDLENDTAAAAARIQEYLETLNNIPLNIAITGETGAGKSTFVNALRGLSNDDEKAAPTGITESTLECTPYPHPNYLNVTLWDIPGIGTTKFPADKYLKLVGFEKFDFFIIISGIRFTENDVKLVKEIERMEKKFYFVLSKIDNDIRAERRETDFSEEETLKVIREDCVHRVAQLGIESPKVFLVSSFELHLYDFPLLQQTLERDLPKNKRDTLLFVMPNINPEIIIKKKEAFQNKVYYYATLSAIGSAVPLPGLSMVVDLAVLVSAVTEYVFAFGLNVSSLKRLSARTGVPYADLCAVINSPLAAAEITKERVQQALTELKHRATRTAASRYIPIFGIPLALIFSFNENCKTLELILDELADDAQRVFERALV, from the exons ATGGAGGATCTAGATGATTTGAATCAGGAAGAAATTCCTGGAGTTAGAGAAGACCTGGAAAACGACACTGCTGCAGCAGCCGCAAGGATTCAAGAATACTTAGAAACACTAAATAATATTCCACTAAATATCGCCATCACAGGAGAAACTGGAGCTGGTAAATCCACCTTTGTTAATGCCCTCAGAGGGCTGTCCAATGATGATGAGAAAGCTGCGCCTACTGGTATTACAGAATCAACCTTAGAGTGTACGCCATATCCCCATCCAAACTATCTCAATGTTACTTTATGGGATATTCCTGGAATCGGCACCACCAAGTTTCCAGCTGATAAGTACCTGAAGCTTGTTGGATTTGAGAAGTTTgacttcttcatcatcatctcagGCATTCGCTTTACAGAAAATGACGTGAAACTTGTAAAAGAGATTGAGAGGATGGagaaaaagttctactttgttCTCTCAAAAATTGACAACGATATACGAGCTgagagaagagagacagacttTAGTGAAGAGGAGACTCTTAAAGTAATCAGAGAAGACTGCGTTCACA GAGTTGCACAGTTAGGCATCGAGTCTCCAAAGGTCTTCCTGGTGTCTAGCTTTGAGCTCCACCTGTATGACTTCCCTCTCTTACAGCAGACCTTAGAGAGAGACCTTCCTAAGAACAAGAGGGACACTCTGCTGTTTGTCATGCCCAACATCAACCCAGAGATCATCATCAAGAAGAAGGAAGCTTTTCAGAACAAAGTATATTACTACGCTACTCTGTCTGCAATTGGATCAGCTGTTCCACTTCCTGGGCTTTCCATGGTTGTTGATCTTGCTGTGCTGGTTAGTGCTGTCACAGAATATGTTTTCGCGTTTGGTCTCAATGTGTCATCTCTGAAGAGACTTTCTGCCAGAACAGGTGTGCCATACGCTGATCTGTGTGCTGTCATCAATTCACCACTGGCTGCAGCAGAAATAACTAAAGAGCGCGTCCAGCAGGCACTGACCGAACTTAAACACAGAGCTACAAGAACTGCAGCATCCAGATATATTCCAATTTTTGGAATCCCATTAGCACTGATTTTCTCTTTCAACGAAAACTGCAAAACTCTGGAATTGATCCTTGATGAGCTTGCTGATGATGCTCAGAGGGTGTTCGAAAGAGCTTTAGTCTGA